A region from the Bombyx mori chromosome 15, ASM3026992v2 genome encodes:
- the LOC101740671 gene encoding serine/threonine-protein kinase polo — MTSIKEDEKKEIPEIIHDPQTNSTYQRLRFFGKGGFAKCYEIQDIASNQIYAGKIVSKKLIVKSSHKEKMAQEISIHRSLQHKHVVGFHSFFEDSLNIYIILELCKKRSMMELHKRRKAITEPETRFYMHQILLGVQYLHSKRIIHRDLKLGNLFLDDDLHVKIGDFGLAARIEYEGERKQTLCGTPNYIAPEILTKKGHSFEVDIWSLGCIMYTLLVGKPPFETSTLKDTYKRIKQCEYRIPSSLRKPAASMIVLQLQSNPARRPSVDKLLQHEFFSSGILPAGLPVSCLTTAPRTDQLEGMLVHRRPLNEVHANEQETMAVDSPVKREATPAGPRAVEPTSHRQNFIALRDQLAALLVNKLKCRPEALTDELSDPAAQPLVWVGKWVDYSDKYGFGYQLCDESVGVMFNDTTKLIMLANGLNVHYINRQGQEQYMTMRDYPQELDKKMKLLTYFRRYMTEHLMKAGASVPVRESDGLSRLPHLHQWFRTTLAVIMYLTNGTLQINFQDHTKIILCPLMQAVTYIDIEKNFRTFRFNTIEEHGCDKKLYTNLTYALEKLNSVLANKLC; from the exons ATGACGTCGATCAAGGAAGATGAAAAGAAAGAAATCCCCGAAATCATTCACGATCCACAAACTAACAGCACCTACCAAAGATTACGGTTTTTTGGCAAG GGTGGCTTTGCAAAATGCTACGAGATCCAAGACATAGCCTCCAACCAGATATATGCTGGAAAAATTGTTTCAAAGAAACTAATAGTGAAGTCATCGCACAAAGAGAAGATGGCTCAAGAGATCTCCATTCACAGGTCTCTCCAGCACAAGCATGTAGTTGGCTTCCACAGTTTCTTCGAGGACTCtttgaatatttatataatattggaGCTTTGTAAAAAACGG TCGATGATGGAGCTTCACAAGCGTAGAAAAGCAATTACAGAACCAGAGACTAGGTTCTACATGCACCAGATACTGCTTGGCGTGCAATATCTCCATAGTAAGAGGATAATACACCGAGACTTGAAACTTGGCAATTTGTTCCTTGATGACGATCTTCATGTAAAAATTGGAGATTTTGGTCTTGCAGCAAGGATTGAATATGAAG GAGAGAGAAAACAGACTCTGTGTGGTACCCCAAACTACATTGCCCCTGAGATATTAACAAAGAAGGGCCACTCATTTGAAGTGGATATCTGGAGTCTGGGCTGCATCATGTACACGCTGCTTGTTGGCAAACCGCCGTTTGAGACGTCCACCCTCAAGGATACATACAAAAGGATTAAACAGTGCGAATacag GATTCCGTCGTCGCTTCGCAAACCGGCGGCGTCCATGATTGTACTGCAGTTGCAATCGAACCCTGCGCGTCGTCCGTCCGTGGACAAACTTCTGCAGcatgaattcttctcatcggGGATTTTGCCAGCCGGGCTGCCCGTCTCTTGCCTCACCACAGCGCCGCGCACTGACCAGCTCGAGGGCATGCTGGTACACCGCCGCCCTCTTAACGAAGTTCATGCTAACG AACAAGAGACGATGGCAGTGGACTCGCCCGTCAAACGCGAAGCTACCCCCGCGGGGCCACGAGCTGTGGAACCAACGTCGCACCGCCAGAATTTTATTGCACTGCGAGACCAGCTCGCTGCATTGTTGGTTAACAAg CTGAAATGCCGACCGGAGGCTCTGACAGACGAGCTGAGCGATCCCGCAGCACAGCCGCTGGTGTGGGTTGGCAAGTGGGTCGACTACAGCGACAAATACGGATTCGGATACCAGCTCTGCGACGAGAGCGTCGGTGTCATGTTCAACGATACTACCAAGCTTATCATGCTCGCTAATGGACT GAATGTGCACTACATCAATCGGCAGGGCCAAGAGCAGTACATGACGATGCGCGATTACCCGCAAGAACTCGACAAAAAAATGAAACTCCTTACATACTTTAGACGATACATGACCGAACATCTCATGAAAGCTG GTGCTTCAGTACCAGTGCGAGAGAGTGATGGTCTGTCTCGTTTGCCACATTTACACCAGTGGTTTCGAACAACTTTAGCTGTTATTATGTACCTGACTAATGGAACTTTACAG ATAAACTTCCAAGATCACACAAAGATAATACTGTGTCCACTTATGCAAGCTGTCACCTACATAGATATAGAGAAGAATTTCAGAACATTCCGCTTTAATACCATTGAAGAGCATGGCTGTGATAAAAAGCTTTACACAAACCTCACATATGCATTGGAAAAACTAAACAGTGTATTGGCAAACAAACTGTGCTAG
- the LOC692974 gene encoding stromal cell-derived factor 2 precursor, which produces MENTKILSIATLVTVVFLISIISEKTEAAKNEFVTCGSILKLINTDLKLRLHSHDVKYGSGSGQQSVTAVEVSDDNNSHWLVRPMTGETCKRGAPIKCNTNIRLQHVATKKNLHSHFFTSPLSGNQEVSCYGDDEGEGDSGDNWTVVCNNDYWRRDTPVKFRHVDTGSYLAGSGRTFGRPINGQGEIVGVSSQYGAYTDWQASEGLFVHPGELLPHQHAVHTEL; this is translated from the exons atggaaaatacaAAAATCCTTTCAATTGCGACTTTAGTCACTGTGGTGTTTCTCATTTCTATTATAAGTGAAAAAACGGAAG CTGCGAAGAATGAATTTGTGACGTGTGGATCAATATTAAAACTCATCAACACAGACTTGAAGTTAAGACTTCATTCGCATGATGTAAAGTATGGGTCTGGATCAGGACAGCAGTCTGTGACGGCGGTTGAGGTCTCTGATGATAACAATAGTCACTGGCTGGTTCGCCCTATGACAGGAGAAACCTGCAAGCGTgg tgCTCCGATAAAATGTAACACCAACATTAGACTTCAGCATGTAGCTACAAAGAAGAACTTGCATTCACATTTTTTTACCTCACCCCTCTCTGGCAATCAAGAGGTATCATGTTATGGAGACGATGAGGGTGAAGGGGACAGTGGAGACAATTGGACTGTGGTCTGCAACAATGACTACTGGAGGAGAGATACACCAGTAAAATTTAGACATGTTGATACTGGATC GTATCTTGCAGGCTCCGGGCGAACATTTGGTCGTCCCATCAATGGTCAAGGCGAGATTGTCGGAGTGAGTTCACAATATGGTGCTTACACTGACTGGCAAGCAAGTGAAGGTCTCTTTGTTCATCCTGGAGAACTATTACCACATCAGCATGCTGTACATACAGAGTTATAA
- the LOC101740671 gene encoding serine/threonine-protein kinase polo isoform X1, translated as MTSIKEDEKKEIPEIIHDPQTNSTYQRLRFFGKGGFAKCYEIQDIASNQIYAGKIVSKKLIVKSSHKEKMAQEISIHRSLQHKHVVGFHSFFEDSLNIYIILELCKKRSMMELHKRRKAITEPETRFYMHQILLGVQYLHSKRIIHRDLKLGNLFLDDDLHVKIGDFGLAARIEYEGERKQTLCGTPNYIAPEILTKKGHSFEVDIWSLGCIMYTLLVGKPPFETSTLKDTYKRIKQCEYSEAVEVAMRVCLGGPWNHLRSRYARTLIDDNTLKLQYRIPSSLRKPAASMIVLQLQSNPARRPSVDKLLQHEFFSSGILPAGLPVSCLTTAPRTDQLEGMLVHRRPLNEVHANEQETMAVDSPVKREATPAGPRAVEPTSHRQNFIALRDQLAALLVNKLKCRPEALTDELSDPAAQPLVWVGKWVDYSDKYGFGYQLCDESVGVMFNDTTKLIMLANGLNVHYINRQGQEQYMTMRDYPQELDKKMKLLTYFRRYMTEHLMKAGASVPVRESDGLSRLPHLHQWFRTTLAVIMYLTNGTLQINFQDHTKIILCPLMQAVTYIDIEKNFRTFRFNTIEEHGCDKKLYTNLTYALEKLNSVLANKLC; from the exons ATGACGTCGATCAAGGAAGATGAAAAGAAAGAAATCCCCGAAATCATTCACGATCCACAAACTAACAGCACCTACCAAAGATTACGGTTTTTTGGCAAG GGTGGCTTTGCAAAATGCTACGAGATCCAAGACATAGCCTCCAACCAGATATATGCTGGAAAAATTGTTTCAAAGAAACTAATAGTGAAGTCATCGCACAAAGAGAAGATGGCTCAAGAGATCTCCATTCACAGGTCTCTCCAGCACAAGCATGTAGTTGGCTTCCACAGTTTCTTCGAGGACTCtttgaatatttatataatattggaGCTTTGTAAAAAACGG TCGATGATGGAGCTTCACAAGCGTAGAAAAGCAATTACAGAACCAGAGACTAGGTTCTACATGCACCAGATACTGCTTGGCGTGCAATATCTCCATAGTAAGAGGATAATACACCGAGACTTGAAACTTGGCAATTTGTTCCTTGATGACGATCTTCATGTAAAAATTGGAGATTTTGGTCTTGCAGCAAGGATTGAATATGAAG GAGAGAGAAAACAGACTCTGTGTGGTACCCCAAACTACATTGCCCCTGAGATATTAACAAAGAAGGGCCACTCATTTGAAGTGGATATCTGGAGTCTGGGCTGCATCATGTACACGCTGCTTGTTGGCAAACCGCCGTTTGAGACGTCCACCCTCAAGGATACATACAAAAGGATTAAACAGTGCGAATacag TGAGGCAGTAGAGGTAGCGATGCGCGTTTGTCTCGGGGGCCCTTGGAACCATTTACGTAGTCGCTACGCGCGAACGTTAATCGACGATAACACCCTCAAACTACAATACAG GATTCCGTCGTCGCTTCGCAAACCGGCGGCGTCCATGATTGTACTGCAGTTGCAATCGAACCCTGCGCGTCGTCCGTCCGTGGACAAACTTCTGCAGcatgaattcttctcatcggGGATTTTGCCAGCCGGGCTGCCCGTCTCTTGCCTCACCACAGCGCCGCGCACTGACCAGCTCGAGGGCATGCTGGTACACCGCCGCCCTCTTAACGAAGTTCATGCTAACG AACAAGAGACGATGGCAGTGGACTCGCCCGTCAAACGCGAAGCTACCCCCGCGGGGCCACGAGCTGTGGAACCAACGTCGCACCGCCAGAATTTTATTGCACTGCGAGACCAGCTCGCTGCATTGTTGGTTAACAAg CTGAAATGCCGACCGGAGGCTCTGACAGACGAGCTGAGCGATCCCGCAGCACAGCCGCTGGTGTGGGTTGGCAAGTGGGTCGACTACAGCGACAAATACGGATTCGGATACCAGCTCTGCGACGAGAGCGTCGGTGTCATGTTCAACGATACTACCAAGCTTATCATGCTCGCTAATGGACT GAATGTGCACTACATCAATCGGCAGGGCCAAGAGCAGTACATGACGATGCGCGATTACCCGCAAGAACTCGACAAAAAAATGAAACTCCTTACATACTTTAGACGATACATGACCGAACATCTCATGAAAGCTG GTGCTTCAGTACCAGTGCGAGAGAGTGATGGTCTGTCTCGTTTGCCACATTTACACCAGTGGTTTCGAACAACTTTAGCTGTTATTATGTACCTGACTAATGGAACTTTACAG ATAAACTTCCAAGATCACACAAAGATAATACTGTGTCCACTTATGCAAGCTGTCACCTACATAGATATAGAGAAGAATTTCAGAACATTCCGCTTTAATACCATTGAAGAGCATGGCTGTGATAAAAAGCTTTACACAAACCTCACATATGCATTGGAAAAACTAAACAGTGTATTGGCAAACAAACTGTGCTAG